One region of bacterium genomic DNA includes:
- a CDS encoding NAD-dependent epimerase/dehydratase family protein — MSGGGISGGRVLVTGAAGFIGSQLSERLLDEGREVVGIDCLTDYYDPARKRRNLRAAP, encoded by the coding sequence TTGAGCGGGGGCGGCATCAGCGGCGGCCGCGTCCTCGTCACCGGCGCGGCGGGCTTCATCGGCTCGCAGCTCAGCGAGCGCCTGCTCGACGAGGGCCGCGAGGTCGTCGGCATCGACTGCCTCACGGACTACTACGACCCGGCGCGCAAGCGGCGCAACCTGCGCGCGGCCCC